Proteins from a genomic interval of Salvelinus alpinus chromosome 7, SLU_Salpinus.1, whole genome shotgun sequence:
- the LOC139580703 gene encoding fascin-2-like — protein MPTNGTNCPLKLQFGLINHESRYLTAEAFGFKVNASAPSLKRKQVWTLEQDSQDPQVVYLRSHLGRYLASDKDGKVTCEAEGRNTDCRFLIAAQSDGRWALQSEPYLRLFGGSRDYLSCFAQVITEAELWAVHLALHPQANLLSVARKRYAHLSPDDGEIAVDRNIPWGVAALLTLVYLDGKYRLKTCDSRYLGNDGKLSAESGRGTGYTLELKCGKLAFKDCEGKYLSPMGPTGTLRSGRCSKPGKDELFDLEESHPQVVLMAANGKYVSIRQRVSISANQEDETDLETFQMEIDKESRKCLFRTNEGKYWALVAHGGIQTTATERSANTMFAVEWMGRRVALRASNGKYICTKKNGQLAAVSDSVGEDEKLILKLINRPMLILRGLNGFICHHKNSNTLDANRSVYDIFTLHFSDGAYHIKGEGGRFWYVNSSGLVCSDGETPDDFSFEFLEHGRIAIRGKNGRYLRGQGGMLKGDGVTPDSSALWEY, from the exons ATGCCCACTAACGGTACAAACTGTCCACTGAAGCTGCAGTTTGGTCTGATCAACCACGAGAGTCGCTACCTCACCGCAGAGGCCTTTGGCTTCAAG GTGAATGCTTCGGCCCCCAGTCTGAAGAGGAAGCAGGTGTGGACATTAGAGCAGGACTCCCAGGACCCCCAGGTGGTTTACCTCCGCAGCCATCTGGGCCGCTACCTGGCCTCCGACAAGGATGGCAAGGTCACCTGCGAGGCCGAGGGACGGAACACAGACTGCCGCTTCCTAATCGCTGCCCAGTCAGACGGCCGCTGGGCACTTCAGTCGGAACCCTACCTGAGGTTATTCGGAGGTTCCCGGGACTACCTGTCCTGCTTCGCCCAAGTTATCACAGAGGCAGAGTTATGGGCGGTGCACCTGGCGCTCCACCCGCAGGCCAACCTGCTCAGTGTCGCCCGCAAGCGCTACGCCCACCTGTCACCCGACGACGGCGAGATCGCCGTCGACCGGAACATTCCATGGGGCGTGGCGGCGCTCCTGACGCTCGTCTACTTGGATGGGAAGTACCGGCTCAAGACCTGCGACAGCCGTTACCTTGGCAACGACGGGAAGCTGTCAGCGGAGAGCGGGCGGGGCACGGGGTACACGCTGGAGCTGAAGTGTGGGAAGCTGGCGTTTAAGGACTGTGAGGGGAAGTACCTGAGTCCGATGGGGCCCACGGGGACACTGAGGTCTGGCAGGTGCAGCAAGCCGGGGAAGGACGAGCTGTTTGACCTGGAGGAGAGCCACCCACAGGTGGTGCTGATGGCAGCCAATGGGAAATACGTGTCTATACGGCAAC GTGTGAGTATCTCGGCcaaccaggaggacgagacggACCTGGAGACGTTCCAGATGGAGATTGACAAGGAGAGCAGGAAGTGTCTGTTCCGGACCAACGAGGGGAAATACTGGGCCCTGGTGGCCCACGGAGGCATCCAGACTACGGCCACAGagag GTCTGCCAACACCATGTTTGCAGTGGAGTGGATGGGCCGCAGGGTGGCACTAAGAGCCAGTAACGGGAAATACATCTGCACCAAGAAGAACGGTCAGCTAGCAGCCGTCAGCGACTCCGTAG GTGAGGATGAGAAGTTGATTCTGAAGCTGATAAACCGTCCCATGCTAATCCTGCGAGGGTTGAACGGCTTCATCTGCCACCATAAGAACTCCAACACGCTGGATGCCAACAGATCAGTCTATGACATCTTCACACTGCATTTCAGTGATGGGGCGTACCACATCAAAG gtgagggagggaggttctGGTATGTGAACAGCAGTGGTCTGGTATGTTCAGACGGAGAGACACCAGATGACTTCTCCTTTGAGTTCCTGGAGCACGGACGCATCGCCATCCGAGGCAAGAACGGCAGATACCTGCGAGGCCAGGGGGGCATGCTGAAGGGCGACGGGGTTACCCCCGACAGCTCTGCCCTCTGGGAGTACTGA